The genomic region GGGAGGGTTGTTAAGTGGACTGGGGGTCAAAGGGATTAAAGGCACCGACGTGTTGCTGATTACCTATCAAGCGGGAAATCCGGAAGAAGCGGCAACCGTCGTTAATAAAGTGATGGAAGTTTACATCGAAAATAATATTCTCGTCAATCGGTCGGAAGCCGCCGCCGCCCGAGAATTTATTAATAAAGAACTCCCCGAAATCGAAGCGAGATTGAGTAGGGCGGAGGCCGAATTACGCAATTTTAAAGAGCGAAATAATATCGTCGAGCTAGAAGAAGAAGCGAGATCGGCGGTTTTCGTCATGGGCGAAATCGAGACCGAAAAAAGTAAAAAAGAAGCGGCTCTCGCCGATGCGACGGCGCGCAGTGCGGCATTACAGCAACAAATGGGCCTCAATTCCGCACAGGCGATCGCCTTGGGGGCGATCGGGGAATCGATGGCAGTACAGAACCTGTTCCGGGAACTGCAACAAGTCGAGAACGACTTAGCCGTACAGCGCACCCGCTATCAATCCAAACACCCGATTATTGCCAATCTGACGCGCAAGCGCGTGAGTTTGCAAGCATTATTACAAGAGCGAATTCGAGATATTCTCGGCAGTCAACTGCAACTGCCCCGAGAAAGTTTTGAAATTGGTTTAGTCCAACAACAACTGTTATTAGATTTAGTCGATTCTGAAGTTCAACGTCTCGGCTTGGTTTCCCAAGTGAGAGCCTTAGAAGAGGCAAGGTATTCGCAGCAGCAACGGGCGAATGTTTTGCCGCGTTTGCAAGAAGGATTGCGCGAGTTAGAACGGAAAGTCAATGCGGCTCAATCGACGTATGAAATTTTATTAAAAAATCTGCAAGAAGTGCAGATCGTCGAGAACCAAAATGTCGGGAACGCGCGGGTGATTGCGAGTGCGAGTCCGCCGGAATTTCCCGTCGGATCGGGTAAAAAATTGTATTTGGCGGCGGGGATTGTGGCCGGGGGAATGTTGTATGTGGTCACGGCATTTTTATTGGAGTTAATCGATCCGTCGATTAAAACGGCGAAAGAAGTGCGCGAGGTTTTCCGCTATACCGTGTTGGGGATGATTCCCAAATATCGCAAAAAAGGGTTTTTCTTTCAAAATAAAATCGACCAAATTACACCGGATTTGCCCGTGCGCGATCGCCCCCACTGGGTGGTGAGTGAAACCTATCGGATGTTACAGGCAAATTTGCGCTTTTTGAGTCCGGATAAAGAACTCAAAACGATCGTCGTCACGAGTTCGATGGCGAAAGAAGGAAAATCTGCGGTAGCGGCGAATTTAGCGCTGGCGATCGCCCAACTCGGGCGCCGGGTTCTTTTGATCGATGCGGACTTGCGCCATCCCATCCAACACCACATCTGGGATTTAACCAATATTGCAGGCTTGAGTGATGCGATCGTCGGTCAAGTCGAACTCGACCAAGCCACCCTCGATGTCAGCGACAATCTCGACGTGTTGCCCTCGGGGGTGATTCCACCAAATGCCTTGGCCTTGCTCGATTCTAAGCGGATGGCCGGGGCGATCGAGCAATTTGCGCAAGACTACGATTTCATCCTGATCGATACTCCGCCGTTAGTGATGGCCGCCGATGCCTTGACCGTCGGTAAAATGAGCGACGGCATCGTTTTAGTCGTCCGTCCCGGGGCGATCGATCGCGTCAGCGCCGCCGCTTCCCAACAGTTGTTACGACAGTCCGGCGTCAATGTATTGGGCATCGTCGTCAACGGCGTCATCATGCAGAACGAACCCGATAGCTACTTCCACCACGCCCAAGCCTACTACAAGCAAGACCATCCCATCCCGATGAAAAAGATGGTCGCCCCCAGTCAGTCCGCACCCCCTCAAGTCCCGCAAGCCGATGAATAGTCCGATCGCCCGACTCTCCCATTGCTTGGGAATTTCCCTACTGCTCGCCGTTCCCTTCACTAGCGCCCCCGGAGCGAGTCAGCTTCCAGAATTGTCGCCACAAACAGAGCCACAGTCACAACCACAATTACCGCTACAGTTGCGCCCCGTCCCGCCAGAGCTGGAGCAACCCGGCGATTCTCCTGGGGACACACTACGCGAACGCCCGCCATCCCCGGAAACTTTACCCACGGAAGTTGTCAATCCCGATTACCTCCTCGGTCCGGGAGATCAAATCCGAATCACCGTTTTCGATTACGAAGAATACAGTACCCCCCAAGTCGTTCTCCCCGACGGTACGATCTCCCTGCCTTCGATCGGATCGGTACAAGCTGCCGATCGCACCCCGTCCCAATTAGCACGGGAATTAACCGTCCGGCTTCAAGAATGGCTCGTCAATCCCGTGGTCAGCATCGATCTCATGCGCCTGCGACCCGTCCGCATCAACGTCGCCGGAGAAGTCCGACGGCCCGGCCCGGTACAGTTGAGCAGTGTCACCGGATTGACCGAAAATGCCAATACCTTCGCCATCGAACTGCCCACCTTGAGTGCCGCCATTTTAAAAGCGGGTGGCGTCACGCGCAAAGCGGATATTAGCCGGATCGTTCTCACTCGCTACAGTCCCACCGGGGAGGGGCGTTCGTTCACGATCGACCTTTGGGAAACCCTATCGTCTGCCGAAGTACCGCGCGAGACGCTCTTACAAGACGGCGATGCTGTTTTTATTCCCGAGATCGAAGCGGGGGAAGGCATCGACCCGCGCCTCGTCGCTCAAAGTTCCCTGGCGCCGGAGACCGTGCGGGTGCGGGTGGTGGGACAGGTCACCCGTCCGGGAGAAATGCAAGTCCCGCCGAACAGTTCGATTTCGAGTGCGGTGGCGATCGCGGGCGGACCGACGGATAAAGCGGATTTGGCAGAAGTTAAATTTATCCGAGTCGGGGAAGATGGCAGTATTGAAGAGCAAGAAATCGATATTAGCAACTTAACCGATAATTATCAGATCCAAGAAGGGGATGTAATTGTCGTTCCCAAAAGTACACGCGGTGAGATTGTCGAGTTTGTCGGCGATTTTATTATTCCGACGAATTTGTTAATCGATATTTTGAGAAATGGGTTCTTTTAGGGAGTGGGGCGATCGCCAGACTCAAAGAGCGAAAAGATAGCTATGGCTCGATGAAAACAATTAAAACATGAATTAAAGCCAGTAGGGGCGAAACAATTTTCGCCCCTAGGTCGCAGTCAAAAAAAAATAAGGATGAGCGTGGCTCACCCTTCTAAATCCTTAATTAGGGAAGTTTAGGCAGATTGTTGCGTGACTAAACCCCAGACGAAAATAACGGCGATCGCGCCGAGAACGGCGGTAACAATTCCGGCAATACTCAATCCCGTTGCGGCGGAACTGACCCCCAAGACAGTTTTACCAATCCAGCCTCCAACTAACGCACCGAGGATTCCCAAGCCAGTAGTGGCTAAAAATCCACCGCCTTGTTTGCCGGGATAAATGAGTTTTGCTAAAGCTCCAGCAATGAGTCCTAAAATAATCCAAGATAGAAGGCTAATCATAAATTTAAGCTCCTTTATTCAAATTCTATTACTTTGGCCGACACATTCCTAAGCTATCAATTTTAAGTGGGGTTGACCATCTATCTAGAGGCAGAACAATCGAGATCGACTTGAAAAAATAAGCGATTGCCGTCTTTCTTTAGATAGAACTCTAGATAGAAACAGGGGCGACAGATCGCCTGACTCGCCATTTCGCTAAAATATCGAGCGATTTTGAATTCTAGGGCTTGGGCGATCGCCGATTGACCAAGCTGACGACCCTCGACGGCGATCCGCCCGCGATCGAGCGATTCGAGGATGATGGGAGAATCTAGAAGCGATCGTCTACCCACTCAGATCCAGAATCGAACATCAATCGAAAATCTAAAATCGAATTACACTAGATTGAAGTTTTTGTTTAAAGTTACAAGCTCAAATCTAAATTTATGACCGAATCTACTTCTCTAAGCGATCGCTATCTCGAACTGATCGATCGCATCGTCGAAATGACCCTCAAAGGTAAAGTTCGCTCGAAAGAACAAGTTTATCAAATGCTCTTGCGCGAGATCGATCGCGGAACCGGGGAAATCTTCGAGCGATGTTTGAGCGATCGCCTCAATCGCGTGGGATGGCAACTGAAAAAGGAAACGGACGAGTTAAAACAAGCGAAAGCCAATCGGCAACTGCGCGCCTTGCAGACCGTCGAAAAAGAGTGGGAACGCTGGCAAAAAGAAAATCGAGTTTCGGCGGCGATCGCCGCCATTTGCGATCGTCTCGAAGCCGCTTCCCCGGAGGATTGCCTCACCGTTGTTTTGGAGGCGATCGATCCCAATCAAGCCGAGATTTTAACCTTAGAACAAATCCGGGAAGTTGCCAAAACCTTAATGCAAAAAAGTGAAAAGATCGCCGACGAAGAGACGCGATCGCAACTGCAACAGATCGCCGCCGGACTGCAAAGCGGTTTAAAATCCTGGTCGCAAATCGAACCCCATCTCGTCAGTTGGATTTACGATCGCGGACGCGGACAACTCGGATTCGGCGGCGTTCCCGGACAAGATGGACCGTGGGCCACTTGGGAAAAACAAGTCGATAGTTCCTTGGCGCGCGATCTGTTCCGTCACCTTTCCTTCGATCGTCCGATCGCCGATCTCGTCCAAGGGCGCGATCGCGTGGAAATCTCCGATTTTTTGCAATTAGTCTTGATTTTGCGCGATTTACAACTGGGTTTAGTCACCTGGTTTGACAAAATGGTTTACGACTCCAAAATCGGCGCGAAACTGTCGATTGCCACCTATCTGACCTTTGCGACGATCTGGTCCCAACTCGGTCACGGCTTTCAGAGTCAAACGACGGTCAGTTCCACCACCCGCGATCGCGCCGTCCGCGCCTGTTTTCAAATGACCTTGCAAATTTTGCGCGCCTTCGCCGGACGGGAGTATTTCCCCCTCTACGGCGGAATTTTTGCCGCCTTTAGCGGAGATTATTTGCGCGGCGCCTTGCAATATCTAGACGCACCGCTCAAACACGCGGAAGGAACCGAGGAAAAAGCCCGGATTTTGACCCTGTTAGGCTATTCCATGCGTACCATCGGACAGTACGATCGCGCGATCGCCTTTCACCGCGAAAGCTTGGAGATCGCGCGCTCCGAAGGCGATCGTGTATGTGAGATTGCCAACCTGAATCACCTAAGTCGCACTCACGTGAGCCGCAAAGAGTACGGCGAGGCGATCGCCTACAGTCAGCAAGCATTAGTTTTAGCCCGTCAGGGGGGCGATCGTTTGGGCGAAGCCAACGCCCTCGCCAATTTAGGCTTTAGCGAGGTCTTCCAAGCGCGCCAGCGAGAAGAACTCAACCCGGACGTTTACGAAAGTGCGGTCAACTACTTGGAACAAGCCTTGCAATTGTTAGAGCGTTTGGGAGATAACTTCGCCGCCAATTCGGCCTTGCGCCAAAGTCAAGCCCTATGTTTTAGCAGTTTGGGGATTGCTTACGTGACCGTCGATCGCCATCAGGAGGCGATCGCCCATCTCGAACGAGCTTGGCAATCGGCACAAATTTCCGGCGACCTATATTTACAAGGGTTAACTTTAAGCTATTTAGCCCGCGCTTATTACCATCAAAATGACCTTCCAAAAACCATTTTTACCGGGTCGTTGGGGATGTATTTGCTAGAGCAAATTGAGGCGGTAGAATGGCGCGCGATCGCCGGATTGTTGACCGTGGTGCAAGGACAACTGAGTGCGGAAGGTTTCCAGGAAACTTTGCAACAATTGCGCTCTCAATTCCTCCCCGCGATCGGGGTCGATGGCTACGATTACATTCCAGAATTATTGCAAAAATATCGGGAATTTTTGGAGTAATACGGTTTTTGGCATTGGAAATTGGGGGAGTTGAGAATCGGAAATTCGTATAAAAGCGTCCAGTTTTTGACTCCTGAAACTCTTGAAATGGCGGGCAAGATGCCCGCCCCAGAGAACGTTTCGCACTTCCCTTTTATCGATCGCCTCTGGCCTCTTCCCTGTTGTTTTTGCTCCACTCACTCCCTAACTTAGGGTTCCACAATCACCGGAGTCCCGACATCAACTTGAGCGTATAAACTCAAAATATCCTTGTTGTACATGCGAATACAACCGTGAGAAACAGCCTGTCCGATTAAACTTTCATTGGGGGTTCCGTGAAAGCCGATCGAGTCCTTTCCATCGGTCCAGAAGCCGATCCAACGTGCGCCCAAGGGGTTGTCCGGACCGGGATAAACCAGTTCCCCCGTCCAGGGATGTTCCCAAATCGGATCCCGTAACATTTGAATCACTTGAAAACTTCCGGTCGGCGTTTCCCATCCTGTTTTTCCGACGGCGATCGGATAACTCGTAGCGACTTTTTCGTTACGGTAAACGTAAACGCGACGTTCGCTTAATTTAATCACCAATCGAGTCGTTCCCAGACGATAGGAGTCGCGATAATGTTCCTCAAAAGGAATAAATTTTGAGTAGTCGCCGAGGGGAGGTAATTGGGGGTTGTAATCTGTTAGGGGGATATTGGCTGTTGCCAGGCGATCGCCCGCCTCGCGATCGGTCTGGGCCCGAGCCGAATCTAGCCCCGATAGCAACAGAAATAGGGCGGTGAAACTCAAGCCAAGCCAACGTTGAAATAGAAATTCTCCTCGCACCATTTTTAATGATTTTTAATCCTTAACAATCTATTCCAATCTATTTCGAGAAAACCTGATAGTATTATACCTGAGTATTTTCAGGGTTCCGGTTTAAGCCGGATGCCCAAGAAAAGTACCAAAAAAATCAAAAGATTTACAGGGTTGCTCTGACAACAGTCTATATCTCTGGATAGATTACAACTGGAAGCGGGGACGACTAGGCTGTTGCCAAGGTTCCACGTCGATTCAGTATTCTTAACACGAAAGCTGTCGATCTCCCGCGATCGGGGAATAGCTGTCCAGAACGTTTATCTTGAAGTCAGCACCCCGCTTTAAAGAGACGGGGCTTCGTGCCTCTCCTTTCGTAGGGGCGTTTCGCGAAACGCCCCTACCCAGCCTAGGCGAGGCGCTATGACGCCGTGCACTTTAGGCGGCTCCGGCTAACAGGAGCGAGCGAAAACTGC from Oxynema aestuarii AP17 harbors:
- a CDS encoding GumC family protein is translated as MENQIYTEDIDFQKYWLVLKRHWLPSSCVFLLIFALAFAFAYTRKPTYEASGKLLIKKRNTTSALVTEAGAKLGELDSVYQLNSPLDTEAEIISSTPIIEQTIAELQLKGPEGNLIPPGGLLSGLGVKGIKGTDVLLITYQAGNPEEAATVVNKVMEVYIENNILVNRSEAAAAREFINKELPEIEARLSRAEAELRNFKERNNIVELEEEARSAVFVMGEIETEKSKKEAALADATARSAALQQQMGLNSAQAIALGAIGESMAVQNLFRELQQVENDLAVQRTRYQSKHPIIANLTRKRVSLQALLQERIRDILGSQLQLPRESFEIGLVQQQLLLDLVDSEVQRLGLVSQVRALEEARYSQQQRANVLPRLQEGLRELERKVNAAQSTYEILLKNLQEVQIVENQNVGNARVIASASPPEFPVGSGKKLYLAAGIVAGGMLYVVTAFLLELIDPSIKTAKEVREVFRYTVLGMIPKYRKKGFFFQNKIDQITPDLPVRDRPHWVVSETYRMLQANLRFLSPDKELKTIVVTSSMAKEGKSAVAANLALAIAQLGRRVLLIDADLRHPIQHHIWDLTNIAGLSDAIVGQVELDQATLDVSDNLDVLPSGVIPPNALALLDSKRMAGAIEQFAQDYDFILIDTPPLVMAADALTVGKMSDGIVLVVRPGAIDRVSAAASQQLLRQSGVNVLGIVVNGVIMQNEPDSYFHHAQAYYKQDHPIPMKKMVAPSQSAPPQVPQADE
- a CDS encoding polysaccharide biosynthesis/export family protein; translation: MNSPIARLSHCLGISLLLAVPFTSAPGASQLPELSPQTEPQSQPQLPLQLRPVPPELEQPGDSPGDTLRERPPSPETLPTEVVNPDYLLGPGDQIRITVFDYEEYSTPQVVLPDGTISLPSIGSVQAADRTPSQLARELTVRLQEWLVNPVVSIDLMRLRPVRINVAGEVRRPGPVQLSSVTGLTENANTFAIELPTLSAAILKAGGVTRKADISRIVLTRYSPTGEGRSFTIDLWETLSSAEVPRETLLQDGDAVFIPEIEAGEGIDPRLVAQSSLAPETVRVRVVGQVTRPGEMQVPPNSSISSAVAIAGGPTDKADLAEVKFIRVGEDGSIEEQEIDISNLTDNYQIQEGDVIVVPKSTRGEIVEFVGDFIIPTNLLIDILRNGFF
- a CDS encoding GlsB/YeaQ/YmgE family stress response membrane protein — encoded protein: MISLLSWIILGLIAGALAKLIYPGKQGGGFLATTGLGILGALVGGWIGKTVLGVSSAATGLSIAGIVTAVLGAIAVIFVWGLVTQQSA
- a CDS encoding tetratricopeptide repeat protein is translated as MTESTSLSDRYLELIDRIVEMTLKGKVRSKEQVYQMLLREIDRGTGEIFERCLSDRLNRVGWQLKKETDELKQAKANRQLRALQTVEKEWERWQKENRVSAAIAAICDRLEAASPEDCLTVVLEAIDPNQAEILTLEQIREVAKTLMQKSEKIADEETRSQLQQIAAGLQSGLKSWSQIEPHLVSWIYDRGRGQLGFGGVPGQDGPWATWEKQVDSSLARDLFRHLSFDRPIADLVQGRDRVEISDFLQLVLILRDLQLGLVTWFDKMVYDSKIGAKLSIATYLTFATIWSQLGHGFQSQTTVSSTTRDRAVRACFQMTLQILRAFAGREYFPLYGGIFAAFSGDYLRGALQYLDAPLKHAEGTEEKARILTLLGYSMRTIGQYDRAIAFHRESLEIARSEGDRVCEIANLNHLSRTHVSRKEYGEAIAYSQQALVLARQGGDRLGEANALANLGFSEVFQARQREELNPDVYESAVNYLEQALQLLERLGDNFAANSALRQSQALCFSSLGIAYVTVDRHQEAIAHLERAWQSAQISGDLYLQGLTLSYLARAYYHQNDLPKTIFTGSLGMYLLEQIEAVEWRAIAGLLTVVQGQLSAEGFQETLQQLRSQFLPAIGVDGYDYIPELLQKYREFLE
- a CDS encoding L,D-transpeptidase, producing MVRGEFLFQRWLGLSFTALFLLLSGLDSARAQTDREAGDRLATANIPLTDYNPQLPPLGDYSKFIPFEEHYRDSYRLGTTRLVIKLSERRVYVYRNEKVATSYPIAVGKTGWETPTGSFQVIQMLRDPIWEHPWTGELVYPGPDNPLGARWIGFWTDGKDSIGFHGTPNESLIGQAVSHGCIRMYNKDILSLYAQVDVGTPVIVEP